Proteins encoded within one genomic window of Sphingomonas cannabina:
- a CDS encoding exo-beta-N-acetylmuramidase NamZ family protein, with protein MKFGIDRLLADPELRKPLEGRRVALLAHPASVTADLTHSLDALVAAGLNVSAVFGPQHGVRGDLQDNMMESPDFTDPTYGMPVFSLYGEVRRPTGQSMHTFDVMLVDLQDVGCRIYTFVTTLLYVLEAAAEHGKSVWVLDRPNPVGRPVEGLMLRPGWESFVGAGPMPMRHGLTLGEMGDWFIRHFGLDVDYRVIEMEGWQPDAAPGFGWPPERPWINPSPNAANVNMARAYAGTVMVEGATLSEGRGTTRPLELFGAPDIDARAVIAEMRRLAPDWLNGCTLRDIWFQPTFHKHVGQLCSGVFIHAEGPDYDHPSFRPWRVQALGFKAIRRLYPDYDLWRDFPYEYVFDKLAIDVINGGPALREWVDDAAAAPGDLDALTVPDEEAWSAERRAHLRY; from the coding sequence ATGAAATTCGGTATCGATCGCCTGCTCGCCGACCCCGAGCTGCGCAAGCCGCTGGAGGGCAGGCGCGTCGCGCTGCTCGCGCATCCCGCCTCGGTGACGGCGGACCTCACCCATTCGCTCGACGCGCTGGTGGCGGCGGGGCTGAACGTCTCGGCGGTGTTCGGGCCGCAGCATGGGGTGCGGGGCGACCTCCAGGACAATATGATGGAGTCGCCCGACTTCACCGATCCCACTTACGGGATGCCGGTGTTCAGCCTCTATGGCGAGGTGCGGCGGCCGACCGGGCAGTCGATGCACACCTTCGACGTGATGCTGGTCGACCTGCAGGATGTCGGCTGCCGCATCTACACCTTCGTCACGACGCTGCTCTATGTGCTCGAGGCGGCGGCCGAGCACGGCAAGTCGGTATGGGTGCTCGATCGGCCCAATCCCGTGGGGCGCCCGGTCGAGGGGCTGATGCTGCGGCCAGGGTGGGAGAGCTTCGTCGGGGCGGGGCCGATGCCGATGCGGCACGGGCTGACGCTCGGCGAGATGGGCGACTGGTTCATCCGGCACTTCGGCCTGGACGTCGACTATCGCGTGATCGAGATGGAAGGCTGGCAGCCCGATGCGGCGCCCGGCTTCGGCTGGCCGCCCGAGCGGCCCTGGATCAACCCGAGCCCCAATGCCGCCAACGTCAACATGGCGCGTGCCTATGCCGGTACGGTAATGGTGGAGGGCGCGACGCTGTCCGAGGGGCGCGGCACCACCCGGCCGCTGGAGCTGTTCGGTGCGCCGGACATCGATGCGCGCGCGGTGATCGCCGAGATGCGCCGCCTCGCGCCCGACTGGCTGAACGGCTGCACGTTGCGGGATATCTGGTTCCAGCCGACCTTTCACAAGCATGTCGGGCAGCTCTGCTCGGGCGTGTTCATCCATGCCGAGGGGCCGGACTATGATCATCCGAGCTTCCGGCCGTGGCGGGTGCAGGCCTTGGGGTTCAAGGCGATCCGGCGGCTCTATCCGGACTACGATCTGTGGCGTGACTTTCCCTATGAATATGTGTTCGACAAGCTGGCGATCGACGTGATCAACGGCGGTCCGGCGTTGCGCGAATGGGTGGACGATGCCGCGGCGGCGCCGGGCGATCTTGATGCGCTGACGGTGCCTGACGAGGAAGCATGGAGCGCGGAACGGCGCGCCCATTTGCGGTACTGA
- a CDS encoding DOMON-like domain-containing protein: MKLIPHPASPPDRVDTVQVEADIRRGISALAYRVVGGSIRVPSAAEPVRTDGLWRFTCFELFVKPEDGEEYFELNFSPSTQWAAYRFDGYRDGMRDQPLAAPTIEPIEDGIRVTVDLGGLPAGDWRVALTAVVEEQNGTKSYWALAHPPEKPDFHDDACFALELSAADEP, from the coding sequence ATGAAGTTGATCCCCCATCCCGCATCACCGCCTGACCGGGTGGATACTGTCCAGGTGGAGGCGGACATCCGGCGCGGGATCAGTGCGCTTGCCTATCGAGTCGTCGGTGGTTCGATCCGGGTTCCGTCCGCCGCGGAGCCGGTCCGCACCGACGGGTTGTGGCGGTTCACCTGTTTCGAGCTGTTCGTGAAGCCGGAGGATGGAGAGGAATATTTCGAGCTCAACTTCTCGCCCTCCACGCAATGGGCGGCGTATCGCTTCGACGGGTATCGCGATGGGATGCGCGACCAGCCGCTGGCGGCGCCGACCATCGAACCGATCGAGGATGGCATCCGCGTGACCGTCGATCTCGGTGGCCTGCCGGCGGGCGACTGGCGCGTCGCCCTGACCGCCGTCGTCGAGGAGCAGAACGGCACCAAATCCTATTGGGCGCTCGCGCATCCGCCGGAAAAGCCCGATTTCCACGACGACGCTTGCTTCGCCCTCGAACTCTCGGCAGCAGACGAGCCATGA
- a CDS encoding glucose 1-dehydrogenase has product MSKLAGKVAVVTGASKGIGAGIARALAAAGAAVVVNYASSKAGADALVADITAAGGKAIAVQADVSKADQAQGLIDAAVSSFGRLDVLVNNSGVYDFAAIEEVTEDHYRKMFDVNVLGLLLTTGAAAKHLGERGSVINISSAVTSVLMPNSAVYTGTKGAVDAITGVLANELGPRKIRVNAINPGVVETEGTHTAGVIGSELESGFVAQTPLGRIGQPDDIADIAVFLASDDARWLTGEKLVASGGLR; this is encoded by the coding sequence ATGTCGAAACTTGCAGGCAAGGTCGCGGTCGTCACCGGAGCATCCAAGGGTATCGGCGCCGGCATCGCCCGGGCGCTGGCCGCCGCGGGCGCCGCAGTCGTGGTGAACTATGCATCGAGCAAGGCCGGAGCGGATGCGCTGGTCGCGGACATCACCGCAGCGGGCGGGAAGGCGATCGCGGTACAGGCCGACGTGTCGAAGGCGGACCAGGCCCAGGGCCTGATCGATGCTGCGGTGAGCAGCTTCGGCCGGCTGGACGTGCTGGTCAACAATTCGGGCGTCTACGACTTCGCGGCGATCGAGGAGGTGACCGAGGACCATTATCGCAAAATGTTCGACGTCAATGTGCTCGGCCTGCTGCTGACCACGGGCGCGGCCGCAAAGCATCTCGGCGAGCGCGGCAGCGTGATCAACATCTCTTCGGCGGTCACCAGCGTGCTGATGCCGAACTCCGCCGTCTATACCGGCACCAAGGGCGCGGTGGACGCGATCACCGGCGTACTGGCCAACGAGCTCGGCCCCCGCAAGATCCGCGTCAACGCGATCAACCCGGGCGTGGTGGAGACCGAGGGCACGCATACCGCGGGCGTCATCGGATCGGAGCTGGAGAGCGGCTTCGTCGCGCAGACTCCACTCGGCCGGATCGGCCAGCCCGACGATATCGCGGATATCGCGGTCTTCCTGGCCTCGGACGACGCGCGTTGGCTGACGGGCGAGAAGCTCGTCGCGAGCGGCGGGCTGCGATAG